A stretch of Arcobacter arenosus DNA encodes these proteins:
- a CDS encoding universal stress protein — MFKKILVPTDGSGQANKALDLACKMAMENDQTQINILSVFRHHSFTEASLSMLPRQIDDEAANLDEVMRAYAKELVAKAKEVAIEYGLEKHRVRGFIRVGQVAKEILDFIKEEDVDLIVIGKQGRGDLSGYLLGGVSHKVTGLSKIPVMVI; from the coding sequence ATGTTTAAAAAAATATTAGTACCAACTGATGGCTCAGGGCAAGCTAATAAAGCTTTAGATTTAGCTTGTAAAATGGCTATGGAAAATGACCAAACTCAAATAAATATATTGTCAGTTTTTAGACATCACAGTTTTACTGAGGCTTCTTTATCAATGCTGCCACGCCAAATAGATGATGAAGCTGCAAATTTAGATGAGGTTATGAGAGCTTATGCAAAAGAGTTAGTTGCAAAGGCAAAAGAGGTTGCTATTGAATATGGACTAGAGAAACATAGAGTAAGAGGTTTTATTAGAGTTGGACAAGTAGCAAAAGAGATTTTAGATTTTATAAAAGAAGAGGATGTCGATTTAATTGTAATTGGAAAGCAAGGAAGAGGGGATTTAAGTGGTTATCTTTTAGGTGGAGTTTCACATAAAGTTACAGGTCTTTCAAAAATCCCAGTAATGGTTATATGA
- a CDS encoding proline racemase family protein, translated as MNSKFHKIGLIDTHAGGDVSRIVFSGVKNLPGKTVREKMEYLQKHGDGLRKTLLFEPYGVPEMSIDLIVPSSQREAVAGYIIMEVMGYPIYSGSNTLCTATAVIEKGLVAKKEGIISFKLESPAGLVDIEANIVNGIVESVTCQGLPSYIHSYKQIIEVPNLGEVTYSIAYSGGFYVLVEASQFGFKLNKSEEEELSKTAYMIIEAIRKKESFKHYSLGDVGPVPFLHFMGDLTKKEEGFYSSPSTTYVHPRVICRSTTGTGTSARLAYLYYENKIKQGDKLETISLRDTKFIGVFESVEKQKNYNVINNKISGKSYIIGKQDIYINCDDSMLNHLDTLNELTNVLE; from the coding sequence ATGAATTCAAAATTTCATAAAATAGGTTTAATTGATACCCATGCTGGAGGAGATGTAAGTAGAATTGTTTTTTCTGGAGTAAAAAATCTTCCGGGAAAAACAGTAAGAGAAAAAATGGAATATTTACAAAAACATGGAGATGGTTTAAGAAAAACATTACTTTTTGAACCCTATGGCGTTCCGGAAATGTCAATTGACTTAATAGTTCCATCATCCCAAAGAGAAGCAGTTGCAGGATATATTATAATGGAGGTTATGGGATATCCTATTTATTCAGGTTCTAATACTTTATGTACTGCAACTGCAGTTATTGAAAAAGGCTTAGTAGCTAAAAAAGAGGGGATTATAAGTTTTAAACTTGAATCCCCAGCAGGTTTAGTTGATATTGAAGCAAATATTGTAAATGGTATTGTTGAATCTGTAACTTGTCAAGGGTTACCAAGTTATATTCACTCTTATAAACAGATAATTGAGGTACCAAATTTAGGAGAAGTTACTTATTCAATAGCTTATAGTGGTGGGTTTTATGTTTTAGTTGAAGCTTCTCAATTTGGTTTTAAATTAAATAAGAGTGAAGAGGAAGAATTGTCTAAAACTGCATATATGATAATTGAAGCAATTAGAAAAAAAGAGAGTTTTAAACATTATAGTTTAGGTGATGTAGGACCTGTTCCTTTTTTACATTTTATGGGTGACCTTACAAAAAAAGAGGAAGGTTTTTATAGTTCCCCTTCAACTACTTATGTACACCCTAGGGTTATTTGTAGAAGTACAACAGGAACAGGAACTTCAGCTAGACTTGCATATTTATATTATGAAAACAAAATAAAACAAGGAGATAAATTAGAAACTATTTCCTTAAGAGATACAAAATTTATTGGAGTTTTTGAAAGTGTTGAAAAACAAAAAAACTACAATGTTATTAACAACAAAATTTCAGGTAAAAGTTATATCATAGGTAAACAAGATATTTATATCAATTGTGATGATTCAATGCTTAATCATTTAGATACTTTAAATGAATTAACCAATGTACTTGAATAA
- a CDS encoding zinc-binding dehydrogenase: protein MKNKTMKAMVLTGHGDINKIEYKDVAIPKPKKGEVLVEVHATAKNNTDRKARIGVYGVDDKNKDEITSFDMSGNNTFTFPRIQGADIVGTIVEVGFGVSTSRIGKKGLIDFNIYLDPEKNDNLNLTPDYIGHGCNGGFAEYVVVPDENFYNMSNLDISDAQLASLGMCSYQTGLRMLNASRVKEGDLVLVSGASGGVGTALIQMCRILGAIPYALSSKEKEAQLLKIGAEKVIDRADINSLNQRVLEATNGKAIDAVMDMVGGDYTNVFLDCMITDMKNKDDYPRLSIAGASGDNITQIMWSKIYLYQIEIHGVSHGTRNEVKQLMKWIREGKLKPMLHATFKLSNLHKCEEYFANRSNNYLGKVVVVPDSKWDEYGKEFALKDSL, encoded by the coding sequence ATGAAAAATAAAACAATGAAAGCTATGGTTTTAACAGGACATGGTGATATTAATAAAATAGAGTACAAAGATGTTGCAATACCAAAACCAAAAAAAGGCGAGGTATTAGTTGAGGTTCACGCAACTGCCAAAAACAACACCGATAGAAAAGCTAGAATTGGTGTTTATGGGGTGGATGATAAAAATAAAGATGAAATTACTTCCTTTGATATGAGTGGGAATAATACTTTTACATTTCCTAGAATTCAAGGTGCAGATATAGTAGGAACTATAGTAGAGGTTGGGTTTGGAGTTTCAACTAGTAGAATTGGAAAAAAAGGTTTAATTGATTTTAATATCTATTTAGACCCTGAAAAAAATGATAATCTAAATTTAACCCCTGATTATATAGGTCATGGATGTAATGGAGGTTTTGCTGAATATGTAGTAGTTCCAGATGAAAATTTTTATAATATGTCAAATTTAGATATAAGTGATGCCCAACTTGCAAGTTTAGGTATGTGTTCATATCAAACTGGACTTAGAATGTTAAATGCTTCTAGGGTAAAAGAGGGGGATTTAGTATTAGTTTCTGGGGCAAGTGGTGGAGTTGGAACTGCTTTAATTCAAATGTGTAGAATCTTAGGAGCAATTCCTTATGCCTTAAGTAGTAAAGAAAAAGAGGCTCAACTTTTAAAAATAGGAGCCGAAAAAGTAATTGATAGGGCTGATATAAATAGTTTAAACCAAAGAGTTTTAGAAGCAACAAATGGGAAAGCCATTGATGCAGTTATGGATATGGTTGGTGGAGATTACACAAATGTTTTTTTAGACTGTATGATTACAGATATGAAAAACAAAGATGATTATCCAAGACTTAGTATTGCAGGGGCAAGTGGAGATAATATAACACAAATTATGTGGTCAAAAATATATCTATATCAAATAGAGATTCATGGTGTTTCCCATGGAACTAGAAATGAAGTAAAACAATTAATGAAATGGATTAGAGAGGGTAAATTAAAACCTATGCTTCATGCAACATTTAAGCTTTCCAACCTTCATAAATGTGAAGAGTATTTTGCAAATAGGTCAAATAACTATCTTGGAAAAGTTGTTGTAGTTCCTGATTCAAAATGGGATGAATATGGGAAAGAGTTTGCTCTAAAGGATTCTTTATGA